In Vigna unguiculata cultivar IT97K-499-35 chromosome 3, ASM411807v1, whole genome shotgun sequence, a single genomic region encodes these proteins:
- the LOC114179289 gene encoding probable serine/threonine-protein kinase PIX13 isoform X2 — MGSSYDHGSKAELSRPLPFSGGQIPKWPELNVFSFEELKSATSNFRSDSLVGEGGFGRIYKGWLDENTLTPAKPGSGVAVAIKMLNPGSLQGFHEWQSEVNILGRLSHPNLVRLLGYCWDENQFLLVYEFMPKGSLDRHLYKRDHRTEPLSWNTRLKIAIGAARGLVFLHANENNVIFRDFKTSNILLDGNYNAKISDFGLAKVWPPEKQLHVTTTVVGTPGYLDPEYFLTGLVDGKSDVYGFGVVLLQIFTGMTAIWPTGESLVLWAKPYLSSTEKLKSIIDGGMEGQYSENEALEAAQLILKCIDDDPKQRPSMRQVLEGLEVIETIHENFI, encoded by the exons ATGG GTTCATCATACGATCACGGCAGCAAGGCGGAGTTATCTCGTCCTCTTCCTTTTTCCGGTGGCCAAATTCCGAAATGGCCTGAATTGAACGTATTCAGTTTTGAGGAGCTCAAATCTGCTACAAGTAATTTCAGGTCCGACAGTTTGGTCGGTGAAGGTGGGTTTGGCAGAATTTACAAGGGATGGTTGGATGAAAACACCCTCACCCCCGCCAAACCAGGCTCTGGAGTGGCAGTTGCCATCAAAATGTTAAACCCGGGAAGTCTTCAAGGGTTTCATGAGTGGCAG TCTGAGGTAAACATTTTAGGAAGGCTTTCTCACCCGAACTTGGTGAGGTTATTGGGTTACTGTTGGGACGAGAATCAGTTTCTTCTCGTGTATGAGTTCATGCCAAAGGGAAGCTTAGACCGTCATCTATACAAAA GAGATCATAGGACGGAACCACTTTCTTGGAACACCCGGCTTAAAATAGCTATCGGTGCAGCTCGGGGATTAGTTTTCTTGCACGCTAACGAAAATAATGTCATATTCAGAGATTTCAAGACCTCAAATATACTTCTAGATGGG AATTACAATGCAAAGATATCAGATTTTGGCTTGGCTAAAGTGTGGCCTCCTGAGAAACAATTACATGTAACTACCACGGTCGTCGGCACCCCTGGTTATCTCGATCCAGAATATTTCTTAACAG GCCTCGTGGATGGGAAGAGTGATGTGTATGGATTTGGTGTAGTGCTTCTTCAAATATTCACAGGCATGACTGCAATTTGGCCAACAGGGGAGAGCCTGGTACTATGGGCCAAGCCTTATCTCTCTTCCACAGAAAAGTTGAAAAGCATAATAGATGGTGGAATGGAGGGTCAATATTCAGAAAACGAAGCATTAGAAGCAGCACAACTTATTCTAAAATGCATAGACGATGACCCTAAACAACGTCCATCAATGAGACAAGTACTTGAGGGATTAGAAGTCATTGAAACCATCcatgaaaattttatatga
- the LOC114175448 gene encoding probable aspartic protease At2g35615 produces the protein MQTNGATYYMKYSIGTPPFEVVGYADTGSDLIWTQCQPCIRSPNVGNNTSKIVLGEDAVVSGAEVVRTPLATNSFVYRITLEALSVGDQKRIEFEKQEDVTEGNVRIDSGTTFTFLPPALYNGLVSALDKTIRHPKVADPHGVLKHCYEIGEPDKIVFPFITAHFKGGDVKLKAINTFYWVADHVVCLSMLPGEEGFFGNIAQLNFWVGYDLQAGTVSFKPADCSL, from the exons ATGCAAACCAACGGCGCAACCTACTACATGAAATATTCCATCGGAACTCCACCGTTTGAGGTTGTCGGCTATGCTGACACAGGCAGTGACCTCATATGGACACAGTGCCAGCCATGCATACGAT CTCCCAATGTCGGGAACAACACCAGCAAGATTGTTTTGGGTGAAGATGCGGTGGTTTCTGGTGCTGAAGTGGTTCGAACTCCTTTGGCAACAAATTCTTTCGTATACAGAATCACATTGGAGGCTTTAAGTGTAGGGGATCAAAAGAGGATTGAATTTGAAAAGCAAGAGGATGTAACTGAGGGAAATGTGCGTATTGATTCTGGAACCACGTTCACTTTTCTGCCACCAGCACTTTATAATGGTTTGGTATCTGCTTTGGACAAGACAATAAGGCATCCAAAGGTGGCTGACCCCCATGGTGTTTTGAAACATTGTTATGAGATTGGTGAACCAGATAAAATCGTATTTCCCTTTATCACAGCACATTTTAAGGGAGGGGATGTGAAGTTAAAGGCAATTAATACATTCTATTGGGTGGCTGATCATGTGGTGTGTTTGTCGATGCTTCCCGGTGAAGAGGGTTTCTTTGGAAACATAGCTCAACTCAATTTCTGGGTTGGATATGATCTCCAGGCTGGTACTGTGTCCTTTAAGCCTGCTGATTGTTCCTTGTGA
- the LOC114175008 gene encoding aspartic proteinase CDR1-like, whose translation MGISPKSKPLYFALTLLGTLDFLILSQATTNFLIHRDSPLSPLYDPSITHFDRLHSAFQRSFKRINHLKAAGDNLSHGSNLQAPMRPGGGEYLMKILIGTPPVEVIGIADTGSDLIWTQCLPCIECYNQTIPLFNPSRSKSYRTMPCLPRLCSKVLGLENTLCPNNRTCGYSYAYADGSHTAGALAFETVTLGISNPISLPNVAFGCAHDTGGIFDASGSGIIGLSGGNLSLISQLGPYSSGGKKFSYCLIPNTMTNENSTSKINFGNGSLVSGRGVVTTPLINAVPGGFLVTLKALSVGKERIEFARKGDVTRGNMIIDTGTTFTLLPSGVYSGLVRALRKVIRAKRVRDPKGVFDLCYEGSEKIMKLPIITLHFEGGDVNLQAVNTFSWVRKDVVCLTMVPGDQVVLGNLAQTNFLVGYDLHSLNLSFKPTDCSKL comes from the coding sequence ATGGGTATCAGCCCCAAATCAAAACCCCTTTACTTTGCCCTAACTCTCTTAGGAACCCTTGATTTCTTAATCTTATCTCAAGCCACTACTAATTTTCTCATTCACCGTGATTCTCCTTTATCTCCCTTATACGACCCTTCGATCACCCACTTTGATCGCTTGCACAGTGCTTTCCAACGCTCATTCAAACGCATCAACCATCTCAAAGCTGCTGGTGATAACCTTAGCCATGGCAGCAACCTACAGGCCCCAATGAGACCTGGTGGAGGAGAGTATCTCATGAAGATTCTAATCGGAACACCACCTGTTGAAGTAATTGGCATTGCTGACACAGGCAGTGACCTCATATGGACACAATGTTTGCCATGCATAGAGTGCTACAATCAAACTATCCCTCTCTTTAACCCTAGTCGCTCCAAATCATACCGGACAATGCCATGTCTACCTAGACTTTGTAGCAAAGTACTAGGTTTAGAAAATACACTATGTCCCAATAACAGAACATGTGGATACAGTTATGCTTATGCAGATGGTTCTCACACTGCGGGAGCCCTTGCTTTTGAGACAGTAACCTTAGGCATCAGCAACCCAATTTCTCTTCCGAATGTTGCATTTGGTTGTGCACACGATACCGGTGGCATATTTGATGCGTCAGGGTCAGGCATAATTGGTCTTAGTGGTGGCAACCTTTCACTGATTTCTCAATTGGGTCCCTATTCATCTGGTGGGAAGAAATTCTCCTATTGTCTGATTCCCAATACCATGACGAACGAGAACTCCACCAGCAAGATTAATTTTGGAAACGGCTCTTTGGTTTCTGGTCGTGGAGTCGTTACAACTCCTCTTATTAATGCAGTTCCTGGTGGGTTTTTGGTCACATTGAAGGCCTTGAGTGTAGGAAAAGAGAGGATTGAATTTGCAAGAAAGGGTGATGTTACCAGAGGAAATATGATCATTGATACTGGGACAACGTTTACTCTTTTACCATCTGGTGTTTATAGTGGTTTGGTACGTGCTTTGCGCAAAGTAATTAGGGCTAAAAGGGTGCGTGACCCTAAGGGTGTTTTTGACCTTTGTTATGAAGGCAGTGAGAAAATTATGAAACTCCCCATTATCACATTACACTTTGAGGGAGGGGATGTGAATTTGCAGGCAGTGAATACATTCTCTTGGGTGAGGAAAGATGTTGTATGTTTAACAATGGTTCCAGGGGACCAAGTTGTGTTAGGAAACTTGGCTCAGACCAATTTCTTAGTAGGATATGACCTTCACTCTCTCAATTTGTCCTTTAAGCCCACTGATTGTAGCAAGTTATAA
- the LOC114179289 gene encoding probable serine/threonine-protein kinase PIX13 isoform X1 has product MGLCFSGSSYDHGSKAELSRPLPFSGGQIPKWPELNVFSFEELKSATSNFRSDSLVGEGGFGRIYKGWLDENTLTPAKPGSGVAVAIKMLNPGSLQGFHEWQSEVNILGRLSHPNLVRLLGYCWDENQFLLVYEFMPKGSLDRHLYKRDHRTEPLSWNTRLKIAIGAARGLVFLHANENNVIFRDFKTSNILLDGNYNAKISDFGLAKVWPPEKQLHVTTTVVGTPGYLDPEYFLTGLVDGKSDVYGFGVVLLQIFTGMTAIWPTGESLVLWAKPYLSSTEKLKSIIDGGMEGQYSENEALEAAQLILKCIDDDPKQRPSMRQVLEGLEVIETIHENFI; this is encoded by the exons ATGGGTCTCTGTTTCTCCG GTTCATCATACGATCACGGCAGCAAGGCGGAGTTATCTCGTCCTCTTCCTTTTTCCGGTGGCCAAATTCCGAAATGGCCTGAATTGAACGTATTCAGTTTTGAGGAGCTCAAATCTGCTACAAGTAATTTCAGGTCCGACAGTTTGGTCGGTGAAGGTGGGTTTGGCAGAATTTACAAGGGATGGTTGGATGAAAACACCCTCACCCCCGCCAAACCAGGCTCTGGAGTGGCAGTTGCCATCAAAATGTTAAACCCGGGAAGTCTTCAAGGGTTTCATGAGTGGCAG TCTGAGGTAAACATTTTAGGAAGGCTTTCTCACCCGAACTTGGTGAGGTTATTGGGTTACTGTTGGGACGAGAATCAGTTTCTTCTCGTGTATGAGTTCATGCCAAAGGGAAGCTTAGACCGTCATCTATACAAAA GAGATCATAGGACGGAACCACTTTCTTGGAACACCCGGCTTAAAATAGCTATCGGTGCAGCTCGGGGATTAGTTTTCTTGCACGCTAACGAAAATAATGTCATATTCAGAGATTTCAAGACCTCAAATATACTTCTAGATGGG AATTACAATGCAAAGATATCAGATTTTGGCTTGGCTAAAGTGTGGCCTCCTGAGAAACAATTACATGTAACTACCACGGTCGTCGGCACCCCTGGTTATCTCGATCCAGAATATTTCTTAACAG GCCTCGTGGATGGGAAGAGTGATGTGTATGGATTTGGTGTAGTGCTTCTTCAAATATTCACAGGCATGACTGCAATTTGGCCAACAGGGGAGAGCCTGGTACTATGGGCCAAGCCTTATCTCTCTTCCACAGAAAAGTTGAAAAGCATAATAGATGGTGGAATGGAGGGTCAATATTCAGAAAACGAAGCATTAGAAGCAGCACAACTTATTCTAAAATGCATAGACGATGACCCTAAACAACGTCCATCAATGAGACAAGTACTTGAGGGATTAGAAGTCATTGAAACCATCcatgaaaattttatatga